In Thioalkalivibrio sp. XN279, a single window of DNA contains:
- the rimK gene encoding 30S ribosomal protein S6--L-glutamate ligase, translating to MHIAILSRNRHLYSTRRLIEAARERGHEVSVIDPLKCVMDVTSRRPSVYYRGETLPRYDAVIPRIGASVTFYALAVLRQFEVMGVYPANESVAIGRSRDKLRSLQLLARAGVGMPVTAFAHSPDDTQTLVRLVGGAPLVLKLLQGTQGRGVVLAETQQAAESVIDAFRELDANFLVQQFIHEAGGADIRAFVIGDRVVAAMLRQAKEGEFRSNLHRGGSASVVKLSPQERATAVRAAKTVGLNVAGVDIVRGHDGPLVLEVNSSPGLEGIEAATGKDVAGMVIGFLEKQARPGRTRTRGKG from the coding sequence ATGCACATCGCCATCCTGTCGCGCAACCGGCATCTCTATTCCACCCGCCGCCTCATCGAGGCGGCCCGCGAGCGCGGCCACGAGGTCAGCGTCATCGACCCGCTGAAGTGCGTCATGGACGTGACCTCGCGCCGCCCGAGCGTCTACTACCGCGGCGAGACGCTGCCGCGCTACGACGCGGTGATCCCCCGCATCGGCGCGTCGGTGACCTTCTACGCCCTGGCGGTGCTGCGCCAGTTCGAGGTCATGGGCGTGTATCCCGCCAATGAATCCGTGGCCATCGGGCGCAGCCGCGACAAGCTGCGCTCCCTGCAGCTGCTGGCGCGCGCCGGCGTCGGCATGCCCGTCACCGCCTTCGCACATTCGCCGGACGACACCCAGACGCTGGTCAGGCTGGTGGGCGGCGCGCCGCTGGTGCTCAAGCTGCTGCAGGGCACGCAGGGCCGCGGCGTGGTGCTGGCGGAAACGCAGCAGGCAGCCGAGAGCGTCATCGACGCCTTCCGCGAGCTGGACGCCAACTTCCTCGTACAGCAGTTCATTCACGAGGCGGGCGGCGCCGACATCCGGGCCTTCGTCATCGGCGACCGGGTCGTCGCCGCCATGCTGCGGCAGGCGAAGGAGGGCGAGTTCCGCTCCAACCTGCACCGCGGCGGATCGGCCTCGGTAGTCAAGCTCAGCCCCCAGGAACGGGCCACGGCGGTGCGCGCCGCGAAGACCGTCGGACTCAACGTGGCCGGCGTGGACATCGTGCGCGGCCACGACGGCCCGCTGGTGCTCGAGGTCAACTCCTCGCCCGGCCTCGAGGGCATCGAGGCCGCCACCGGCAAGGACGTGGCCGGAATGGTGATCGGCTTCCTCGAGAAGCAGGCCCGTCCCGGCCGTACGCGCACCCGCGGCAAGGGGTGA
- a CDS encoding succinylglutamate desuccinylase/aspartoacylase family protein, translated as MTPVAAPLVIGGVTVAPGERRGISLPVGMLHTRVPVQMPVWVIHGRRPGPRLFISAAVHGDELNGIEIIRRVRARPLTGLQGTLLLVPVVNVFGLLQHSRYLPDRRDLNRSFPGSERGSLAARLAHLFMTEIVERCTHGIDLHTGAVHRSNLPQIRAQLDDAETRKLATAFGAPVVLDSRLRDGSLREAAAENGIPTLIYEAGEALRFDEMSIRVGVAGIVEVMRTLGMLRRKRGARARPAQPVIADGSHWVRAPAGGILRTAIRLGQRVGSGELLGRVSDPFGADEVRVDAPHEGIIIGRNSLPLVNEGDALFHVARVARPGEASRAVEAISGAFRDPGDVISS; from the coding sequence GTGACCCCTGTCGCTGCGCCCCTGGTCATCGGCGGCGTCACGGTGGCGCCCGGTGAGCGCCGCGGGATCTCGCTGCCCGTGGGCATGCTGCACACGCGCGTGCCGGTGCAGATGCCGGTGTGGGTGATTCACGGCCGGCGCCCGGGGCCGCGGCTGTTCATCAGCGCCGCCGTGCACGGCGACGAACTCAACGGTATCGAGATCATCCGCCGGGTGCGGGCGCGGCCGCTGACCGGCCTGCAAGGCACCCTGCTGCTCGTGCCCGTGGTCAACGTCTTCGGCCTGCTGCAACACTCGCGTTACCTGCCCGACCGGCGCGACCTCAACCGCAGCTTTCCCGGCTCCGAGCGCGGCTCCCTGGCCGCCCGGCTGGCCCACCTGTTCATGACCGAGATCGTGGAGCGCTGCACCCACGGCATCGACCTGCATACCGGGGCGGTCCACCGCAGCAACCTGCCGCAGATACGCGCCCAGCTCGACGACGCGGAAACCCGCAAGCTGGCGACCGCGTTCGGCGCGCCGGTGGTGCTCGACTCGCGGCTGCGCGATGGCTCCCTGCGCGAGGCCGCGGCGGAGAACGGCATCCCCACGCTGATCTACGAGGCCGGTGAAGCGCTGCGTTTCGACGAGATGTCCATCCGCGTCGGCGTCGCCGGCATCGTGGAAGTGATGCGCACGCTCGGCATGCTGAGGCGCAAGCGGGGGGCCCGCGCGCGCCCGGCGCAGCCGGTGATCGCGGATGGCAGCCACTGGGTGCGTGCGCCCGCCGGCGGCATCCTGCGCACCGCCATCCGCCTCGGGCAACGGGTCGGTTCGGGCGAGCTGCTGGGCCGGGTGTCCGATCCTTTCGGCGCCGACGAGGTGCGGGTGGACGCGCCGCACGAAGGCATCATCATCGGCCGCAACAGCCTGCCGCTGGTGAACGAGGGCGATGCGCTGTTCCACGTCGCCCGGGTGGCCCGGCCGGGGGAAGCCTCACGCGCCGTGGAGGCGATTTCGGGCGCGTTCCGTGACCCGGGCGACGTCATCTCTTCGTAG
- a CDS encoding phosphatase PAP2 family protein, with amino-acid sequence MATAIGWLARLEDAEVRFCLRANRSCERRAVLALFAAVSRLGDGLFWYGLMLALPLLHGTPGLVVSLHMAAAGVAGLCIYRMLKERLVRERPCNLNPRIRAGARALDRYSFPSGHTLHAVAFTLIVMGTFPALGWLLVPFTVLVAMSRVILGLHYPSDVAAGALLGVLLAQATLALAG; translated from the coding sequence ATGGCGACTGCGATCGGCTGGCTGGCACGACTCGAGGATGCCGAGGTGCGCTTTTGCCTGCGCGCCAACCGCAGCTGTGAACGTCGCGCGGTGCTGGCGCTGTTCGCGGCGGTGAGCCGGCTGGGCGACGGCCTGTTCTGGTACGGGCTGATGCTCGCGTTGCCGCTGCTCCATGGAACTCCGGGTCTCGTCGTCTCGCTGCACATGGCGGCCGCGGGCGTGGCCGGCCTGTGCATCTACCGCATGCTCAAGGAACGCCTGGTGCGCGAGCGGCCATGCAACCTGAATCCCCGCATCCGGGCCGGGGCGCGCGCGCTGGACCGCTACAGCTTTCCTTCCGGGCACACGCTGCATGCGGTCGCCTTCACGCTGATCGTGATGGGGACTTTTCCCGCGCTGGGCTGGCTGCTGGTGCCCTTCACCGTGCTGGTCGCGATGTCGCGTGTCATCCTCGGGCTGCACTATCCCAGCGACGTGGCTGCGGGTGCGCTGCTGGGCGTGCTGCTGGCCCAGGCCACGCTGGCCCTGGCAGGCTGA
- a CDS encoding gamma-glutamyltransferase, giving the protein MAEQGGNAVDAAVAATVAALATEIGIVGLDAGAFVSVWRPGEHPCVIDGGIAMPGLGRAPERFGAAGRPVTLDYGGGMRTIVGYGAVGVGGAVAALGEVAGGWGRLEWPDLLAPAAARARRGFPLGAASGTWLRYSHREIFGWQRESGAVIHDAAGELLPVGAPMRVPGLAETLVELGREGPAAFYTGRLGAEIAACVDAGGGLMGAADRQAYRVARREPLHCAVDDWEVAVPPPPAIGGAALAAMLSRMGAEPRGEWNAATVAQLAAAQRDVFERMQALSTHTGPEADAALEALLRWAASGGGTTGGSAPSTVHISALDADGLACAVTASSGYGSGVLVPGRGIWLNNCLGELELNPQGFHALAPGARMGSNMSPVVARSADGAMLSLGSPGAERITTALLQVMLNFMRVGHSLEEALAAPRLHVERGAAGWQAAAEPGLPVAEVLIPVRAFDALSMFFGGAGAVLRAADRSLVAAADPRRQGAALVVPDA; this is encoded by the coding sequence GTGGCCGAGCAGGGCGGTAACGCGGTGGATGCAGCCGTTGCCGCCACCGTGGCGGCCCTGGCCACGGAAATCGGCATTGTCGGTCTCGACGCCGGGGCCTTCGTTTCCGTCTGGCGACCTGGCGAACACCCCTGCGTGATCGATGGCGGTATCGCCATGCCGGGCCTCGGTCGCGCGCCGGAACGCTTCGGCGCCGCCGGGCGGCCCGTTACCCTCGATTACGGCGGCGGCATGCGGACCATTGTCGGCTACGGTGCAGTGGGCGTAGGCGGCGCGGTGGCAGCGCTCGGCGAGGTTGCGGGCGGCTGGGGCCGGCTGGAATGGCCGGACCTCCTGGCCCCGGCGGCGGCGCGGGCACGCCGGGGCTTTCCGCTCGGCGCCGCGTCGGGTACCTGGCTGCGCTACAGCCACCGCGAGATCTTCGGCTGGCAGCGCGAGAGCGGGGCAGTCATCCACGATGCCGCCGGGGAGTTACTCCCGGTCGGCGCCCCGATGCGGGTGCCCGGGCTGGCTGAGACCCTCGTGGAGCTCGGCCGCGAGGGCCCGGCGGCGTTCTACACCGGCCGCCTGGGCGCGGAGATTGCCGCTTGCGTCGACGCCGGCGGCGGCCTGATGGGCGCGGCGGACCGGCAGGCTTACCGCGTGGCGCGGCGCGAGCCTTTGCATTGCGCAGTGGACGACTGGGAAGTGGCCGTGCCGCCGCCGCCCGCCATCGGCGGTGCGGCCCTGGCAGCGATGCTGTCGCGCATGGGCGCCGAGCCCCGCGGCGAGTGGAACGCCGCCACCGTGGCGCAACTGGCCGCCGCGCAGCGGGACGTGTTCGAGCGCATGCAGGCGCTGTCCACGCACACCGGCCCGGAGGCGGACGCCGCGCTGGAGGCCCTGTTGCGCTGGGCCGCGTCCGGCGGCGGGACCACCGGTGGGTCGGCGCCCTCCACGGTGCACATCTCAGCGCTCGACGCAGACGGCCTGGCCTGCGCGGTGACCGCATCCTCCGGCTATGGCTCCGGCGTGCTGGTGCCGGGCAGGGGGATCTGGCTGAACAACTGCCTGGGCGAGCTTGAACTCAACCCGCAGGGCTTTCACGCGCTCGCGCCGGGGGCGCGCATGGGATCGAACATGTCGCCTGTCGTGGCGCGCAGCGCCGACGGCGCCATGCTGTCGCTGGGCAGCCCGGGCGCGGAGCGCATCACCACGGCGCTGCTGCAGGTGATGCTGAATTTCATGCGCGTAGGACACAGCCTGGAAGAGGCCCTGGCGGCGCCGCGACTGCATGTGGAGCGCGGCGCCGCGGGTTGGCAGGCTGCAGCGGAGCCGGGGCTGCCGGTGGCGGAAGTGCTGATCCCGGTGCGCGCCTTCGATGCGCTGTCGATGTTCTTCGGCGGCGCCGGCGCGGTGCTGCGCGCGGCGGACCGGTCGCTGGTTGCGGCCGCGGATCCCCGTCGGCAGGGTGCGGCGCTGGTGGTCCCGGACGCCTGA
- a CDS encoding RND family transporter, translating to MKQALLELALHRPRAVYVFALLLTVVLGLQLPRIQIDTDPENMLPAEQADRVFHNEVKAEMALHDAIVVGLVEPDHPDGIYNPAALGALHRATEQILELEGVVGRDLMALSVADNIDQAGPGTVRFEWLMPAPPETREAALAIRSHVERLPLLKDTLASGDGKAAAIYVPIRDKNESHRLSQEIADITAAASAEFGATGDWHITGLPVAEDTFGYEMFVQMGISAPLAGLAIFLLLWFFFRSIPLIVAPMIVAMVTVIATMGLLIGMGFTVHIMSSMIPIFLMPIAVVDSVHIMSEFADRYRPGRHQNDTIREVVGHLFKPMLFTSVTSAVGFASLALTPIPPVQVFGAYVAFGILLAFLLTIVFIPAWVSRMKPASLEKMQAALHSTEGDSLLARVLRRGGHGALKHGKLVLVGFAAVFAISVAGITQIQINDNPTRWFKADHRIRVADQVLNEHFAGTYDAWIVLDHVQRPDGALLQQRVAETLAAAPAEVREFWRGIAPASSETLDGERLTAVISALEDRLFEADGDALDALDALVRDVESLASESNYFQQPEVLRWVAALQADLAASGLVGKSNALPDLVKTVNRELRGGDPADFSIPDSVPGVAQALLQFQSSHRPQDLWHMVAPDFSRAVVWLQLTSGDNQDMTAVLRHVEAYLEEHPVPAGMALQWAGKTYLNVVWQDAMVKGMVGSLAGAFVAVLIMMVVLFRSIGYGLLAMLPLTITITFIYGLIGWVGKDYDMPIAVLSALTLGLSIDFAIHFIERSREALAQQGDFRAAMAEVFEEPARAISRNAIVIAVGFTPLLLAPLVPYITVGVFLASIMAVSAVVTLVLLPPAMRPFVERRSAPAAS from the coding sequence TTGAAACAGGCACTGCTGGAACTGGCCCTGCATCGACCGCGCGCGGTCTACGTCTTCGCCCTGCTGCTGACCGTCGTGCTGGGACTGCAGCTCCCCCGCATACAGATCGACACGGATCCGGAGAACATGCTTCCGGCGGAGCAGGCCGACCGGGTCTTCCACAACGAGGTCAAGGCAGAGATGGCGCTGCACGACGCCATCGTCGTCGGCCTCGTTGAGCCCGACCACCCGGACGGGATTTACAACCCGGCCGCGCTCGGCGCGCTGCACCGCGCCACCGAGCAGATCCTCGAGCTCGAGGGCGTGGTCGGGCGCGACCTCATGGCCCTCTCGGTGGCGGACAACATCGACCAGGCCGGTCCGGGCACGGTGCGCTTCGAATGGCTGATGCCCGCACCGCCCGAGACCCGCGAGGCCGCACTTGCGATCCGCTCGCACGTGGAGCGCCTGCCGCTGCTCAAGGACACACTGGCCTCCGGCGACGGCAAGGCCGCGGCCATCTACGTGCCGATTCGCGACAAGAACGAAAGCCACCGGCTGTCGCAGGAAATTGCAGACATCACCGCAGCCGCGTCGGCGGAGTTCGGCGCCACGGGTGACTGGCATATCACCGGCCTTCCGGTGGCCGAGGACACCTTCGGCTACGAGATGTTCGTGCAGATGGGCATCTCCGCGCCCCTGGCCGGCCTCGCCATCTTCCTGCTGCTGTGGTTCTTCTTCCGCAGCATCCCGTTGATCGTGGCGCCGATGATCGTCGCCATGGTCACGGTCATCGCCACCATGGGGCTGCTGATCGGCATGGGCTTCACGGTGCACATCATGAGCTCCATGATCCCGATCTTCCTCATGCCGATCGCGGTGGTGGACTCGGTGCACATCATGTCCGAGTTCGCCGACCGCTACCGGCCCGGACGACACCAGAACGACACCATCCGCGAGGTGGTCGGCCACCTGTTCAAGCCGATGCTGTTCACCTCGGTGACCTCGGCCGTCGGCTTCGCTTCGCTGGCGCTCACGCCGATCCCGCCGGTGCAGGTGTTCGGCGCCTACGTCGCTTTCGGCATCCTGCTGGCCTTCCTGCTCACCATCGTCTTCATTCCGGCCTGGGTGTCGCGCATGAAGCCCGCCAGCCTGGAGAAGATGCAGGCCGCCCTTCATTCCACCGAGGGCGACTCCCTGCTGGCGCGTGTCCTGCGCCGCGGCGGCCACGGGGCCCTCAAGCACGGCAAGCTGGTGCTGGTCGGCTTCGCCGCGGTGTTCGCCATCAGCGTCGCCGGCATCACGCAGATCCAGATCAACGACAACCCCACGCGCTGGTTCAAGGCGGACCATCGCATCCGCGTCGCGGACCAGGTGCTCAACGAGCATTTCGCCGGCACCTACGACGCCTGGATAGTGCTCGACCACGTGCAACGGCCGGACGGCGCGCTGCTGCAGCAGCGCGTGGCCGAGACGCTCGCGGCGGCGCCCGCCGAGGTACGGGAGTTCTGGCGCGGGATCGCGCCGGCAAGCAGCGAGACGCTGGACGGCGAGCGCCTCACCGCCGTGATCTCGGCGCTCGAGGACCGGCTGTTCGAGGCCGACGGCGACGCGCTCGACGCCCTCGATGCGCTGGTGCGCGACGTCGAGTCCCTGGCCAGCGAGTCCAACTACTTCCAGCAGCCGGAGGTGCTGCGCTGGGTCGCGGCGCTGCAGGCCGACCTCGCGGCCAGCGGGCTGGTGGGCAAGAGCAACGCCCTGCCGGACCTGGTGAAGACCGTGAACCGCGAGCTGCGGGGCGGGGACCCGGCCGACTTCAGCATCCCGGACAGCGTCCCCGGCGTGGCCCAGGCGCTGCTGCAGTTCCAGTCCTCGCACCGGCCGCAGGACCTGTGGCACATGGTCGCGCCCGACTTCAGCCGCGCCGTGGTGTGGCTGCAGCTCACCAGCGGCGACAACCAGGACATGACCGCCGTGTTGCGCCACGTCGAGGCCTACCTGGAAGAGCACCCGGTCCCGGCAGGCATGGCCCTGCAGTGGGCCGGCAAGACCTATCTCAACGTGGTGTGGCAGGACGCCATGGTGAAAGGCATGGTGGGCAGCCTGGCGGGCGCCTTCGTCGCCGTGCTGATCATGATGGTGGTGCTGTTCCGCTCCATCGGCTACGGGCTGCTGGCGATGCTGCCGCTGACCATCACCATCACCTTCATCTACGGCCTCATCGGCTGGGTCGGCAAGGACTACGACATGCCGATCGCGGTGCTGTCGGCGCTCACGCTCGGCCTGTCGATCGACTTCGCCATCCACTTCATCGAGCGCTCGCGCGAGGCGCTGGCGCAGCAGGGCGACTTCCGCGCCGCCATGGCCGAAGTGTTCGAGGAGCCGGCACGCGCCATCAGCCGCAACGCCATCGTGATCGCCGTCGGCTTCACGCCGTTGCTCCTGGCGCCGCTGGTACCCTATATCACCGTCGGCGTGTTCCTGGCGTCGATCATGGCCGTGTCGGCCGTTGTCACGCTGGTGCTGCTGCCGCCCGCCATGCGCCCCTTCGTGGAGCGGCGCAGTGCGCCGGCCGCGAGCTGA
- a CDS encoding outer membrane lipoprotein-sorting protein, whose product MKTRLLTSITLLALALGNSAAAEPLTDVDEIVARANLAAYYGGDDGRSEARMAIEDNQGRKQLRQFTILRRDHADGGDQDFMVFFSRPSDVRGTVFLVAKHVDRDDDRWLYLPGLDLVRRISAGDKRTSFVGSHFFYEDVSGRNPAEDEHRLVETTAEHYVLESTPKDPASVEFTRYVTRIDRQTFLPMKTEYYDSRDRVYRLMEVLDVEEIGGYPTVTRSRMSEPLDGGSTLMEFRYTEYDVGLPADIFSERYLRTPPTDWLRRGGE is encoded by the coding sequence ATGAAAACCCGCCTGCTTACCAGCATCACGCTGCTTGCCCTCGCGCTCGGCAATAGCGCTGCCGCCGAGCCGCTGACCGACGTCGACGAGATCGTGGCGCGCGCCAACCTGGCGGCCTATTACGGCGGCGATGACGGGCGCAGCGAGGCCCGCATGGCCATCGAGGACAACCAGGGCCGCAAGCAGCTGCGCCAGTTCACCATCCTGCGCCGGGACCATGCCGACGGCGGCGACCAGGACTTCATGGTGTTCTTCTCGCGTCCTTCAGACGTGCGCGGCACGGTGTTTCTCGTCGCCAAGCATGTCGACCGCGACGACGACCGCTGGCTGTACCTGCCCGGCCTCGACCTGGTGCGTCGCATCAGCGCCGGCGACAAGCGCACCAGTTTCGTCGGCTCGCACTTTTTCTACGAGGATGTCTCCGGCCGCAACCCGGCCGAGGACGAGCACCGCCTGGTCGAGACCACCGCCGAGCACTACGTGCTGGAAAGCACGCCGAAGGACCCGGCCAGCGTGGAGTTCACGCGTTACGTCACGCGCATCGACCGCCAGACCTTCCTGCCGATGAAGACCGAGTACTACGACAGCCGCGATCGCGTGTACCGCCTCATGGAAGTGCTCGACGTGGAAGAGATCGGCGGCTATCCGACGGTGACGCGCTCGCGCATGTCCGAGCCGCTCGACGGCGGCTCCACGCTGATGGAGTTCCGCTACACCGAGTACGACGTCGGCCTGCCGGCAGACATCTTCTCCGAGCGCTACCTGCGCACCCCGCCGACGGACTGGCTGCGGCGCGGCGGAGAATGA
- a CDS encoding bifunctional aminoglycoside phosphotransferase/ATP-binding protein: MVAGLLQPAAYPGGVQEVELAETHISWVFLAGDYAYKFKKPLDLGFLDFRDPARRLHYCREELRLNGRLAPDIYLDLAGAVSTAEGWRVVPWREGAEPAVRMRRFPHEARLDRLLAAGRLDEAALEPFARALAKFQQALSPAPADGALGTATAVARPARANFEAMSRQGLPAETANRLEQLEHWTGAQAVARATAFEARLAGGFVREGHGDLHLGNLVMLDGRIVAFDGIEFDPALRWIDLQSEVAFLLMDLESRGRPDLGWRFYDAWLQASGDYEGLGVLRWYLVYRHLVRAKIDGIRRTQAGLGEEEIQQLAERQARHIDLAAAHAAPGAPRLLLMYGYSGSGKSRLAQRLAPRLPAVVVRSDLERKRLHGLDPHSSAAAAVGTGLYDAAASAQTYARLEAVARTALAAGWNIVVDAAFLESERREAFLQLGLDAGARPVLLHCDAPAEILRARVAARRGDPSDAGTEVLEAQLARPAETGPLESRYRVPVDTREDPDLSVLVAALR; encoded by the coding sequence ATGGTCGCGGGATTGCTGCAGCCGGCCGCCTATCCCGGCGGCGTGCAGGAAGTCGAACTTGCAGAGACGCACATCTCCTGGGTCTTCCTGGCCGGCGACTACGCCTACAAGTTCAAGAAACCGCTGGACCTGGGCTTCCTCGATTTCCGCGACCCCGCACGACGGCTGCATTACTGCCGCGAGGAACTGCGCCTCAACGGCCGCCTCGCGCCGGACATTTACCTCGACCTGGCCGGGGCCGTGTCCACGGCCGAGGGATGGCGCGTGGTGCCGTGGCGCGAGGGCGCCGAGCCGGCCGTGCGCATGCGGCGCTTCCCGCACGAGGCCCGGCTGGACCGGCTGCTGGCGGCCGGGCGGCTGGATGAAGCCGCACTCGAGCCCTTCGCGCGCGCGCTGGCAAAGTTCCAGCAGGCATTGTCCCCGGCACCCGCCGACGGGGCGCTGGGCACTGCGACGGCAGTGGCGCGCCCTGCCCGCGCCAACTTCGAGGCCATGTCGCGGCAGGGGCTACCCGCAGAGACGGCGAATAGGCTCGAGCAACTGGAGCACTGGACCGGCGCGCAGGCGGTCGCCCGGGCCACGGCGTTCGAGGCGCGCCTCGCCGGGGGGTTCGTGCGCGAAGGCCACGGCGACCTGCACCTCGGCAACCTCGTCATGCTCGACGGTCGCATCGTGGCTTTCGACGGCATCGAGTTCGACCCGGCGTTGCGCTGGATCGACCTGCAGAGCGAAGTGGCGTTCCTGCTCATGGACCTGGAATCGCGCGGACGGCCCGACCTCGGCTGGCGCTTCTACGACGCCTGGCTGCAGGCGAGCGGCGACTACGAGGGACTCGGCGTGCTGCGCTGGTACCTGGTCTACCGCCACCTGGTGCGCGCCAAGATCGACGGCATCCGGCGCACGCAGGCGGGCCTCGGCGAGGAGGAAATACAACAGCTGGCGGAACGCCAGGCGCGCCATATCGACCTGGCCGCTGCTCATGCCGCGCCAGGCGCCCCGCGCCTGCTGCTCATGTACGGCTACTCCGGCTCCGGCAAGAGCCGCCTGGCGCAGCGCCTGGCCCCGCGCCTGCCTGCGGTCGTGGTGCGCTCGGACCTCGAGCGCAAGCGCCTGCACGGACTCGATCCGCACAGCTCCGCCGCGGCGGCAGTCGGGACGGGGCTGTATGATGCGGCCGCCTCCGCGCAAACCTACGCACGGCTCGAGGCCGTGGCGCGCACGGCGCTCGCTGCTGGATGGAACATCGTGGTGGACGCGGCGTTTCTCGAGAGCGAGCGGCGCGAAGCCTTTCTCCAGCTTGGGCTGGACGCGGGCGCCCGCCCCGTCCTGCTCCACTGCGACGCGCCGGCCGAGATATTGCGCGCGCGCGTCGCTGCAAGGCGCGGCGACCCTTCGGACGCCGGCACTGAGGTGCTGGAGGCACAGCTGGCACGCCCCGCAGAGACCGGACCGCTCGAGTCGCGCTACCGCGTCCCCGTGGACACGCGGGAAGACCCGGATCTCAGCGTACTGGTGGCAGCCCTGCGCTGA
- a CDS encoding FeoC-like transcriptional regulator codes for MLKRVLQTIAAGRVGSTAELAAALDTSPAMVEAMVEQLARSGMLERVGECGDACAGCPVESCGAGVKGSAWMLTAAGRRYAAH; via the coding sequence GTGCTTAAGCGCGTGCTGCAGACCATCGCCGCAGGGCGCGTCGGCAGCACGGCGGAGCTGGCCGCGGCACTGGACACGTCGCCGGCGATGGTCGAGGCGATGGTGGAGCAGCTGGCGCGCAGCGGCATGCTGGAGCGGGTCGGGGAATGCGGTGATGCCTGCGCGGGCTGCCCCGTGGAGAGCTGTGGCGCCGGCGTCAAGGGCAGCGCCTGGATGCTGACGGCGGCCGGGCGACGCTACGCGGCGCACTGA